The Herminiimonas arsenitoxidans genome window below encodes:
- the serS gene encoding serine--tRNA ligase: protein MIDIQLLRKDIDNVAARLAGRKFKLDVAAFNAMEAERKQIQSSTEDLQNKRNTLSKQIGALKGKGEDTSAVMAEVAGIGDELKASAARLDILQAQISTFMLAIPNLPHESVPVGVDEEGNVELRKVGTPRAFDFEVRDHVDIGAGLGLDFDVAAKITGSRFSVMKGGIARLHRALAQFMLDTHTAEHGYTECYTPYIVNADSLQGTGQLPKFEADLFAVKKGGQEGEGEALYLIPTAEVPLTNIVRDEIVAGDALPIRMTAHSPCFRSEAGSYGRDTRGMIRQHQFDKVEMVQVVHPDKSYEVLDEMCGHAENILKKLGLPYRVITLCTGDMGFGATKTYDLEVWLPAQNTYREISSVSNCEAFQARRMQARFRNAQGKTESVHTLNGSGLAVGRTLVALLENYQQADGSVTIPEVLHPYMGGLQRLTPQA, encoded by the coding sequence ATGATAGATATTCAACTTCTTCGTAAAGACATCGACAACGTTGCCGCCCGCCTGGCTGGTCGCAAGTTCAAGCTCGACGTCGCCGCCTTCAATGCAATGGAAGCGGAGCGTAAGCAGATCCAGTCCAGCACTGAAGATTTGCAAAACAAGCGCAATACACTCTCCAAGCAGATCGGTGCCTTGAAAGGCAAGGGCGAAGATACGTCGGCAGTAATGGCTGAAGTAGCCGGTATCGGCGATGAGCTGAAAGCATCGGCTGCGCGTCTGGATATCCTGCAAGCGCAGATCAGCACATTCATGCTGGCTATCCCTAATTTGCCGCACGAATCGGTGCCGGTTGGCGTAGATGAAGAAGGCAATGTCGAATTGCGTAAAGTCGGTACGCCGCGCGCATTCGATTTTGAAGTCCGCGATCACGTCGATATTGGCGCGGGACTCGGCCTGGATTTCGATGTGGCAGCTAAAATTACCGGTTCGCGCTTCTCCGTCATGAAGGGCGGCATCGCCCGCCTGCATCGCGCATTGGCGCAGTTCATGCTGGACACGCATACTGCAGAGCACGGTTATACCGAGTGCTACACACCATACATCGTGAATGCAGATTCACTGCAGGGTACCGGCCAGTTGCCTAAGTTCGAAGCTGATTTGTTCGCAGTTAAAAAAGGCGGTCAGGAAGGCGAGGGCGAAGCGCTGTATCTGATCCCTACCGCTGAAGTACCGCTGACCAATATCGTGCGTGATGAAATCGTCGCTGGTGATGCCTTGCCTATCCGTATGACGGCACATTCACCATGCTTCCGCTCCGAGGCTGGCAGCTATGGTCGCGATACGCGCGGCATGATACGTCAGCATCAATTCGACAAGGTCGAAATGGTGCAGGTTGTGCATCCGGATAAGTCCTACGAAGTGCTGGACGAAATGTGCGGCCATGCTGAAAACATCTTGAAGAAACTTGGCTTGCCGTATCGCGTGATTACGCTGTGTACCGGCGATATGGGGTTTGGCGCGACCAAGACTTACGATCTGGAAGTATGGTTGCCAGCGCAAAATACTTACCGCGAAATTTCTTCGGTCTCAAATTGCGAAGCCTTCCAGGCGCGTCGCATGCAAGCGCGTTTCCGCAATGCCCAGGGCAAGACGGAATCGGTACATACGCTGAATGGTTCAGGCCTGGCGGTCGGTCGTACCTTGGTTGCCTTGCTGGAAAATTATCAGCAGGCAGACGGTAGCGTCACGATCCCGGAAGTATTGCATCCGTATATGGGTGGCTTGCAGCGTTTGACGCCACAAGCCTAA
- the lolA gene encoding outer membrane lipoprotein chaperone LolA, which produces MKQQQSLVTKILAPRTVLVSALLVAAALVAPRFAHAAALDQFKSFVASTQSARGEFSQQLVKIDSGTAKVSNKSTGTFIFARPGKFIWTYQKPYEQLLQADGDKLYIYDKDLNQVTIKKLGDALGSSPAAILFGSNDLEKNFTLKEAGTKNGLEWLEATPKAKDTTFDHIGIGLRNGVPEAMELRDSFGQVSLLTFTKFEKNPPMPANQFKFVVPKGADVFQ; this is translated from the coding sequence ATGAAACAACAGCAATCTCTGGTTACGAAAATATTAGCGCCGCGCACTGTGCTTGTGAGCGCCTTGTTGGTGGCAGCTGCCTTGGTAGCACCACGCTTCGCTCACGCTGCAGCGCTGGATCAGTTCAAATCTTTCGTCGCATCCACACAATCAGCACGCGGCGAGTTTTCACAGCAATTGGTGAAGATCGATAGCGGCACGGCCAAGGTATCGAATAAATCGACAGGCACGTTTATTTTTGCGCGTCCTGGTAAATTCATCTGGACTTATCAAAAACCGTACGAGCAATTGCTGCAGGCGGATGGCGATAAACTTTACATCTACGATAAAGATTTGAATCAAGTCACGATCAAGAAGCTGGGCGATGCGCTCGGTTCTTCGCCGGCTGCGATTCTGTTCGGCAGCAACGATCTGGAAAAAAATTTCACGCTGAAAGAAGCGGGTACCAAGAATGGTTTGGAATGGCTGGAAGCTACGCCGAAAGCTAAAGACACAACCTTCGATCACATAGGCATCGGCTTGCGTAACGGCGTGCCGGAAGCGATGGAGCTGCGTGATTCTTTCGGTCAAGTCTCCTTGTTGACCTTCACCAAGTTTGAGAAAAATCCACCTATGCCTGCGAATCAATTCAAATTCGTTGTGCCGAAAGGTGCGGACGTTTTTCAGTAG
- a CDS encoding replication-associated recombination protein A encodes MSFIPLAERLRPHTLDEVIGQQHILGAGKPLRVAFESGEPHSMILWGPPGVGKTTLARLMADSFNADFIALSAVLSGVKDIREAVERAELSRGAMGRRTILFVDEVHRFNKSQQDAFLPHVESGLFTFIGATTENPSFEVNGALLSRASVYVLKSLDEDDLGAMVDRASVNELDGISFTPDAKVTLIGSADGDGRKLLNNLEIVARAAQAKKITEIDAELLKACLGDALRRFDKGGDAFYDQISALHKSVRGSNPDASLYWFVRMLDGGADPRYLARRIVRMASEDIGLADPRALRLTLDAAETYERLGSPEGELALAQAVIYLACAAKSNAAYKAYNAARAHVAKDKSRPVPEHLRNAPTKLMKELGYGKLYRYAHDEPDAYAADEVYLPDGMPEPHWYQPTPRGLEGKISEKLAYLRSLDQAAKRSKK; translated from the coding sequence ATGAGTTTCATCCCTCTTGCCGAACGACTCCGCCCGCATACTCTCGATGAGGTCATCGGGCAGCAGCACATACTCGGTGCCGGCAAACCTTTGCGAGTGGCGTTTGAATCGGGTGAGCCGCATTCGATGATTTTGTGGGGGCCGCCGGGCGTTGGCAAGACAACGCTGGCGCGCTTGATGGCAGATAGCTTCAATGCAGACTTCATCGCACTTTCTGCAGTCTTATCTGGTGTCAAAGATATACGCGAAGCAGTAGAGCGTGCCGAATTGTCGCGTGGCGCGATGGGACGTCGCACTATCCTATTTGTCGATGAAGTGCATCGTTTCAACAAAAGTCAGCAGGATGCTTTTTTGCCGCATGTGGAAAGCGGCTTGTTCACCTTCATCGGTGCGACGACTGAGAATCCATCGTTTGAAGTCAATGGCGCGTTGCTGTCGCGTGCTTCCGTCTATGTGTTGAAATCGCTGGATGAAGATGATCTCGGTGCGATGGTGGATCGCGCATCTGTGAATGAACTGGATGGCATCAGCTTCACGCCGGATGCGAAAGTGACGCTGATAGGCAGTGCCGATGGCGATGGCCGCAAGTTGCTGAACAATCTTGAAATCGTCGCGCGCGCAGCGCAAGCGAAAAAGATTACAGAAATCGATGCAGAGTTATTGAAAGCCTGTCTGGGCGATGCCTTGCGTCGCTTCGATAAAGGTGGCGATGCCTTCTACGATCAGATTTCTGCCTTGCATAAATCGGTACGTGGCTCGAATCCGGATGCTTCCCTGTATTGGTTCGTGCGTATGCTCGATGGCGGTGCCGATCCGCGTTATCTGGCGCGTCGTATCGTGCGCATGGCGAGTGAGGATATCGGCTTGGCCGATCCACGTGCCTTGCGTCTGACACTGGACGCGGCTGAGACCTATGAGCGTCTTGGTTCGCCGGAAGGTGAGTTGGCACTGGCACAAGCGGTGATTTACCTCGCGTGCGCAGCTAAATCGAATGCCGCCTACAAGGCGTACAACGCAGCGCGGGCGCATGTGGCTAAAGACAAGTCGCGGCCGGTGCCTGAGCATTTACGCAATGCGCCGACCAAGCTGATGAAGGAGCTGGGCTACGGCAAGTTGTATCGCTATGCGCATGACGAGCCGGATGCCTATGCGGCGGATGAGGTTTATCTGCCGGACGGCATGCCTGAGCCGCATTGGTATCAGCCGACGCCACGTGGGCTGGAAGGCAAGATTTCTGAAAAACTGGCGTATTTGCGTTCGCTGGATCAGGCTGCGAAACGAAGTAAAAAGTAA
- a CDS encoding GGDEF domain-containing protein, translating to MSIAANDVAMSESTDQPDDHLVQRLKEIIEHRQLTPLFQPIIRMQSGEIIGYEGLIRGPSDSPLHSPLNLFKVARSCNLSVEVEHLCRRITLEKFAELRLPGKLFLNVSPECLVQPDVKHGETLGYIHEVGINPERVIIELTESQPTYDYDLLREAVTHYRAMGFRIAIDDLGEGFSSLRLWSELRPEYVKIDMHFVQGINQDPIKLQFVRSIQEIAEKSGTIVIAEGIETDAELLMIRDLGVAYGQGYKIARPHANPATTLSADLCTLLRHNGVAVYPHENGRGHKMLTAIKLLRSVKAVAPEVHNNRIYEMFNNDPTLEVIPVVSNGIPVGLITRANLIDRFARPYLRELHGKKSCTLFMDANPLITDKNAALHALSQIIVDAERHHLFNGFIITDNGQYMGMGNAHDLMREITQMQINAARYANPLTLLPGNVPIDEHIDRLLENGTRFCACYVDLDHFKPYNDVYGYRKGDDMLRLTGKILSGHCDPQKDFVGHIGGDDFIILFQSEDWEQRCRAIIDAFVDAVPDFYCVEDRKKGGYISEDRRGKKVFHTLATISLGLVKIEPGHYGSHHQIATATADAKKQAKKIPGNSLFIDRRLGPYAMEKQNDDDAAQELAAPIV from the coding sequence ATGTCAATTGCCGCCAATGATGTCGCAATGAGTGAGAGTACCGATCAACCGGACGATCATCTGGTACAACGTCTAAAAGAAATTATCGAGCATCGTCAGTTGACGCCTTTGTTCCAACCTATCATCCGCATGCAAAGCGGCGAGATCATCGGTTACGAAGGATTGATACGCGGTCCCTCCGATAGTCCATTGCATTCGCCCTTGAATCTGTTCAAGGTTGCGCGCTCATGCAATCTCAGCGTTGAAGTCGAACATCTGTGCCGCCGCATCACACTGGAAAAATTTGCAGAGCTGCGGCTACCGGGAAAGTTATTTTTGAACGTCAGCCCGGAGTGTCTGGTGCAACCAGACGTCAAGCACGGTGAGACGCTGGGTTACATCCATGAAGTCGGCATCAATCCGGAACGCGTCATCATCGAACTGACCGAAAGCCAGCCGACTTACGATTACGATCTGCTGCGCGAAGCAGTCACGCATTATCGTGCGATGGGATTTCGTATTGCGATTGACGATCTGGGTGAAGGCTTCTCTAGTCTGCGTCTGTGGTCAGAGCTGCGCCCTGAATACGTCAAGATTGATATGCATTTTGTACAAGGCATTAATCAAGACCCGATCAAACTTCAATTCGTGCGCTCCATACAAGAGATCGCAGAAAAATCCGGCACCATCGTCATCGCAGAAGGCATAGAAACCGATGCCGAATTGCTGATGATCCGTGATCTTGGCGTGGCCTACGGCCAAGGCTACAAAATCGCCCGCCCGCACGCCAATCCTGCAACCACACTGTCTGCCGACCTGTGCACCCTACTGCGCCACAATGGCGTTGCCGTTTATCCACATGAAAATGGCCGTGGTCATAAGATGTTGACCGCAATAAAACTGCTACGCAGCGTGAAGGCGGTCGCACCCGAGGTGCACAACAATCGCATCTATGAAATGTTCAACAACGATCCGACGCTGGAAGTCATTCCAGTCGTATCAAACGGCATCCCGGTTGGATTAATCACACGCGCCAATTTGATCGATCGCTTTGCACGCCCTTACCTGCGCGAGCTGCACGGCAAAAAATCATGCACGCTCTTCATGGATGCCAATCCATTGATCACCGACAAAAATGCCGCCCTGCATGCACTGAGCCAAATCATCGTCGATGCCGAGCGCCATCATCTATTCAATGGATTCATCATCACGGATAACGGCCAATATATGGGCATGGGCAATGCGCACGATCTGATGCGCGAGATCACGCAGATGCAGATCAATGCCGCACGCTATGCGAATCCGCTCACGCTATTGCCGGGCAATGTACCTATCGATGAACATATAGACCGACTGCTGGAAAACGGCACACGCTTTTGCGCCTGTTACGTCGATCTTGATCACTTCAAACCGTATAACGATGTCTATGGTTATCGCAAAGGTGATGACATGTTGCGCCTGACTGGAAAAATCCTCAGTGGACATTGCGATCCGCAAAAGGATTTTGTCGGTCACATCGGTGGCGACGATTTCATCATCCTGTTCCAGAGTGAAGACTGGGAACAGCGCTGTCGTGCCATCATCGATGCCTTCGTCGATGCGGTGCCTGACTTTTATTGCGTCGAAGATCGCAAAAAAGGTGGCTACATCAGTGAAGACCGACGCGGCAAAAAAGTCTTCCACACGCTTGCCACCATCTCATTAGGTTTGGTAAAGATAGAGCCAGGTCATTACGGCTCACACCATCAGATCGCCACCGCCACTGCTGATGCGAAGAAACAGGCGAAAAAAATCCCAGGAAACAGTCTGTTTATAGACCGTCGCCTGGGACCTTATGCAATGGAAAAGCAGAATGACGACGATGCAGCACAGGAACTGGCTGCACCTATCGTCTAA